In the Akkermansiaceae bacterium genome, one interval contains:
- a CDS encoding RibD family protein, which translates to MQRPRISTNLAISADGKISSPAHPPSGWTSAGDKRRFMALRENADAILVGRGTLNNDRMTMTGPKNPLRCIVSRTGNLDPAHPIFSTPGGAIHLLVTGGPPPSVPSGVTVHSGDLTGFLAELAARHQVRHLHCEGGGELIRELAALDLVDEFHATLAGHTLFGGQEAPTATGTSREFLPATRHFRISHFEACPESGECFVSYARDRES; encoded by the coding sequence ATGCAACGCCCGCGGATCTCCACCAATCTGGCGATCTCCGCAGATGGCAAGATCTCCTCCCCCGCGCACCCCCCCTCCGGCTGGACCTCCGCCGGGGACAAACGGCGGTTCATGGCCCTGAGGGAAAATGCCGACGCCATCCTGGTGGGCCGCGGCACCCTCAACAACGACCGCATGACCATGACCGGCCCGAAGAACCCGCTGCGCTGCATCGTCTCCCGCACCGGAAACCTCGATCCAGCTCATCCCATCTTCTCCACGCCGGGTGGTGCCATCCACCTGCTGGTGACCGGCGGTCCACCTCCGTCCGTCCCTTCCGGAGTCACCGTGCACAGCGGTGATCTGACGGGATTTCTGGCGGAACTGGCGGCCAGGCATCAGGTCAGGCACCTCCACTGCGAAGGCGGCGGAGAGTTGATCCGGGAACTGGCGGCCCTGGATCTGGTGGATGAATTCCACGCCACCCTGGCAGGCCACACCCTTTTCGGCGGGCAGGAGGCACCCACCGCCACCGGGACCTCACGGGAGTTCCTGCCGGCAACCCGCCATTTCAGAATCTCACACTTCGAAGCCTGCCCGGAATCCGGTGAATGCTTCGTCAGCTACGCACGGGACCGGGAATCCTGA
- a CDS encoding NAD(P)H-dependent oxidoreductase subunit E: MSGSILEETIASHETPGTPFYPPFAVTPELEAEADERISHYPASKRSATLPLLHIVQHKFGYISAAAIEWVAAKLDLEPIKVVEVVTFYPGFRQSAPGKFHIRVCRTLSCAMGGSYELMEKLCELTGIDRSNSDSHHHPISVSPCGKFSVEFAECLASCGSAPVCMVNDDFHEGISPDKAEGLLGKYPA, encoded by the coding sequence ATGTCAGGTTCCATCCTCGAAGAAACCATCGCGTCCCATGAAACACCGGGCACGCCGTTCTATCCACCGTTCGCGGTGACACCGGAACTCGAGGCGGAGGCCGATGAAAGGATCTCCCATTATCCGGCCAGCAAGCGCTCCGCGACGCTGCCCCTGCTCCACATCGTCCAGCACAAGTTCGGCTACATCTCCGCGGCCGCCATCGAATGGGTGGCGGCGAAGCTGGACCTGGAGCCGATCAAGGTGGTGGAGGTCGTGACCTTTTATCCCGGCTTCCGCCAGTCCGCTCCGGGCAAGTTCCACATCCGTGTCTGCCGCACGCTGTCCTGCGCGATGGGCGGCAGCTACGAGCTGATGGAGAAACTCTGCGAACTGACGGGCATCGACCGTTCCAACAGCGATTCCCACCATCATCCGATCTCGGTTTCGCCCTGTGGCAAGTTCTCCGTCGAGTTTGCGGAGTGCCTCGCCTCCTGCGGTTCCGCGCCGGTCTGCATGGTGAATGATGATTTCCACGAGGGTATTTCCCCGGACAAGGCGGAGGGGCTGTTGGGGAAGTATCCCGCATAA
- a CDS encoding NADH-quinone oxidoreductase subunit D codes for MSNITTDYEVPDTLGRAAKAAEEYHAETDDMMGERMVLNMGPSHPATHGVLRLILELDGEVIIKADPDVGFLHRGDEKIAENMHYNQFVPYTDRLDYLAPLANNVAYAMAVEKLMGWELPPRGQALRVLCCELARISAHMLGVGVCAMDVGAMTVFLYTFTEREKIYNLCEQLTGARFTTSYTRVGGQLRDMPPGFESSVRRFLDECEVAIGEISKLLDKNKIFLDRMVDIGVITRESAISWAMTGPNLRASGVPRDLRKDSPYLGYEKYDFDVPVMEEGDCYSRYFIRMEEMRQSIRICRQVLDAMPSGPVNLADPKSILPDKERVLMSMEELIHHFIVSTQGIDAPAGEVYFAAENPKGELGFYIHSKGGGVPNRMKIRSPSFCNLAIVSKLLPGHMVSDIPAILGSLDFVMGECDR; via the coding sequence ATGAGCAATATCACCACCGACTACGAGGTGCCGGACACGCTTGGCCGTGCCGCCAAAGCCGCCGAAGAATACCACGCGGAGACGGATGATATGATGGGGGAGCGGATGGTGCTCAACATGGGCCCTTCCCATCCTGCCACGCACGGCGTGCTGCGCCTCATCCTGGAACTTGATGGTGAGGTCATCATCAAGGCGGATCCCGATGTGGGATTCCTTCACCGCGGGGATGAGAAGATCGCGGAAAACATGCACTACAACCAGTTCGTCCCGTACACGGACCGTCTGGACTATCTGGCTCCGCTGGCGAACAACGTGGCCTACGCCATGGCCGTGGAGAAGTTGATGGGCTGGGAACTGCCTCCGCGCGGCCAGGCCCTGCGGGTGCTCTGCTGTGAGCTGGCCCGCATTTCCGCCCACATGCTGGGCGTCGGTGTCTGCGCGATGGACGTGGGCGCGATGACCGTTTTCCTCTACACGTTCACCGAGCGTGAGAAGATCTACAACCTCTGCGAGCAACTGACCGGCGCGCGCTTCACCACCTCCTACACCCGGGTGGGCGGCCAACTGCGCGACATGCCTCCCGGCTTCGAGTCGTCCGTCAGGCGCTTCCTCGACGAATGCGAAGTGGCGATTGGTGAGATCTCCAAGCTCCTCGACAAGAACAAGATCTTCCTCGACCGGATGGTGGACATCGGTGTCATCACCCGTGAGTCCGCCATTTCCTGGGCCATGACCGGCCCGAACCTGCGGGCCTCCGGCGTGCCGCGGGACCTGCGGAAGGACAGCCCTTACCTGGGCTATGAGAAGTATGATTTCGATGTGCCGGTGATGGAGGAGGGGGATTGCTACTCCCGCTATTTCATCCGGATGGAGGAAATGAGGCAGTCCATCCGCATCTGCCGCCAGGTGCTGGACGCCATGCCATCCGGGCCGGTGAACCTCGCCGATCCGAAGAGCATCCTGCCGGACAAGGAGCGCGTGCTCATGTCCATGGAAGAACTCATCCACCATTTCATCGTCTCCACCCAGGGCATCGACGCTCCGGCCGGAGAGGTTTATTTCGCGGCGGAGAACCCGAAGGGTGAGCTTGGCTTCTACATCCACTCGAAGGGCGGCGGCGTGCCGAACCGCATGAAGATCCGCAGCCCCTCGTTCTGCAATCTGGCCATCGTTTCCAAGCTGCTGCCCGGACACATGGTTTCGGATATTCCCGCCATCCTCGGCTCGCTCGATTTCGTGATGGGCGAGTGCGACCGTTGA
- the nuoF gene encoding NADH-quinone oxidoreductase subunit NuoF — MITYKEGKQPHPREHRLIFKNVDREGWDVSIGTYMNDGGYDDLKKAFTMAPKDITEEVKKSGLRGRGGAGFPTGMKWTFIPPNNTKPVYLICNGDESEPGTFKDRYILHQDPHQLVEGMVISCFAVGAHVAYIYIREEFPEAALIVERAIEEARAHNFLGKNVLGSGFDVEIYVHRGAGAYICGEETGLIESLEGKRPYPRIKPPYFPAALGLYMCPTIVNNVESLCHVKHIVRMGGDEYAKLGVARNTGTRILCISGDVKNPGYFEVEVGKLTMREVIYDLCGGPKDGREIKAVIPGGSSSKILRCDEVFKLKNPDGSTRDLPFWDIQMDFDTLAACGSMAGSGGVIVLDDTRKMSWVLNNLNAFYAHESCGQCTPCREGSTWMRKISDRLVAGEATPKDIETLESVAYQIDGRTICAFGEASSWPVEAIIAKFREELLADTVGELDTVPLNPEAEAQRRFLQPV; from the coding sequence ATGATCACCTACAAGGAAGGCAAGCAACCCCATCCACGCGAGCACCGGCTCATCTTCAAAAACGTGGACCGGGAAGGCTGGGATGTGTCCATCGGCACCTACATGAACGATGGCGGCTATGATGACCTGAAAAAGGCCTTCACCATGGCCCCGAAGGACATCACGGAGGAGGTGAAGAAATCCGGTCTGCGCGGCCGTGGCGGTGCGGGCTTCCCGACGGGCATGAAGTGGACCTTCATCCCGCCGAACAACACCAAGCCGGTGTACCTGATCTGCAACGGTGACGAGTCCGAGCCGGGCACCTTCAAGGACCGCTACATCCTCCACCAGGATCCGCACCAGCTCGTGGAGGGCATGGTCATCTCCTGCTTCGCGGTGGGAGCGCATGTCGCCTACATCTACATCCGCGAGGAGTTCCCGGAGGCCGCGCTGATCGTCGAGCGCGCCATCGAGGAAGCCCGCGCGCACAATTTTCTCGGCAAGAACGTGCTCGGCTCCGGCTTTGACGTGGAGATCTACGTCCACCGCGGTGCGGGTGCCTACATCTGCGGTGAGGAGACGGGCCTGATCGAGTCGCTTGAAGGGAAGCGTCCCTACCCACGGATCAAGCCGCCCTATTTCCCTGCTGCCCTGGGCCTCTACATGTGCCCGACCATCGTCAACAACGTGGAGTCGCTCTGCCATGTGAAGCACATCGTCCGCATGGGCGGGGATGAGTATGCCAAGCTGGGCGTGGCGCGGAACACCGGCACGCGCATCCTCTGCATTTCCGGGGATGTGAAGAACCCGGGCTACTTCGAGGTGGAGGTGGGCAAGCTCACCATGCGCGAGGTGATCTACGACCTCTGCGGTGGTCCGAAGGATGGGCGCGAGATCAAGGCGGTGATCCCCGGCGGATCTTCCTCGAAGATCCTCCGCTGCGATGAGGTATTCAAATTGAAGAACCCGGACGGCTCCACCCGCGACCTGCCATTCTGGGACATCCAGATGGACTTCGACACGCTGGCGGCCTGCGGTTCCATGGCCGGCTCCGGTGGGGTGATCGTTCTGGATGACACGCGCAAGATGTCGTGGGTGCTCAACAACCTGAACGCTTTCTATGCGCACGAATCCTGCGGCCAATGCACGCCATGCCGTGAGGGTTCCACCTGGATGCGCAAGATTTCCGACCGTCTGGTGGCCGGGGAGGCTACCCCGAAGGACATTGAGACTCTGGAAAGCGTGGCCTATCAGATCGACGGGCGGACCATCTGCGCGTTCGGCGAGGCATCGTCCTGGCCGGTGGAGGCGATCATCGCCAAGTTCCGCGAGGAACTGCTGGCGGACACGGTGGGGGAACTCGATACGGTCCCGCTCAACCCGGAGGCCGAGGCCCAGCGCCGTTTCCTGCAACCCGTCTGA
- a CDS encoding SLC13 family permease, producing the protein MTLEIGLTLLVIVITLVAFIREWAAPDVLALSILCLVVALGLVSPTQMMDVFRNEAPLTIAALFVIGGALERSGAVDKIGRLLKDKLSGNVRTAILAFSALTAFFGAWLNNTALVAILLPVALGFGRSKNISASRLLMPLSYSSILGGCCTLIGTSTNLLVNGTLKDLGEKPMSMFELAPLGIPMAIAGVAYLTIFGPKLIPERSSITGALEIDLRTSPLYHLLVGKGSPLIGAKLIETRLADRESGVHVMEVRRRGTRVMTPLSKLTVQENDRVMVAMHRRRGGGAKIEELFGDNGVQVLSTVDGIVSELVIREESSLLGRTLAASDFRQKYNCVVLAVHRDGVNITSQLAGVSLEAGDTLLVITARNNLDALEATRDFVLTDSPDEKGQDEQEEAPPKQAKHIWISWATLIGVVATATLTDFLNPYVSWIPEIPIHYAALVGALCLLWMRILTPREAYTSIDWQVLLMLYGLLGLGLAMQNTGTAKFLSGEIVELTARFVSPDYLPIVLLWTVFLLTLLLTEVLSNNATAVMMVPIVVTLAHELNVDSRPFVMGVTVAASTAFALPMGYQTHMMVFGPGGYKFVDFLRVGIPLNIICWVIACTLIPFIWPF; encoded by the coding sequence ATGACGTTAGAAATCGGCCTCACCCTATTGGTCATTGTGATCACCCTGGTCGCGTTCATCCGTGAATGGGCCGCGCCGGATGTGCTGGCGCTCTCGATCCTCTGCCTGGTGGTCGCGCTGGGATTGGTGAGTCCCACGCAGATGATGGATGTGTTCCGCAACGAGGCTCCGCTGACCATCGCCGCGCTGTTCGTGATCGGCGGAGCTTTGGAAAGGTCGGGGGCGGTGGATAAGATCGGCCGCCTGCTGAAGGACAAGCTGTCGGGAAATGTCAGGACCGCGATCCTGGCGTTTTCGGCGCTCACCGCGTTCTTCGGCGCGTGGCTCAACAATACGGCGCTGGTGGCGATCCTGCTCCCCGTCGCGCTTGGTTTCGGGCGCTCGAAGAACATTTCCGCTTCGAGATTGCTGATGCCCCTGTCCTATTCCTCGATCCTTGGCGGATGCTGCACCCTGATCGGCACATCAACGAACCTGCTGGTGAATGGCACGCTGAAGGACCTCGGCGAAAAGCCGATGAGCATGTTCGAACTGGCGCCGCTGGGGATACCGATGGCCATCGCGGGGGTCGCTTACCTGACGATCTTCGGGCCGAAATTGATTCCTGAGAGATCTTCGATCACCGGGGCGCTGGAGATCGATCTGCGGACCTCCCCTTTGTATCATTTGCTGGTGGGAAAGGGTTCCCCGCTGATCGGGGCGAAATTGATCGAAACCAGATTGGCTGACCGCGAATCCGGAGTCCACGTGATGGAAGTCCGCCGGAGAGGCACCCGGGTGATGACGCCCCTCTCGAAGCTGACGGTGCAGGAGAACGACCGGGTGATGGTGGCCATGCACCGTCGACGGGGTGGAGGGGCCAAGATCGAGGAACTGTTCGGGGACAACGGAGTGCAGGTGCTTTCGACGGTGGATGGCATCGTGTCGGAGCTGGTCATCCGGGAGGAGTCATCGCTGTTGGGACGGACCCTCGCGGCGTCCGACTTCCGGCAGAAATACAACTGTGTGGTGCTGGCCGTGCACCGGGATGGTGTGAACATCACCAGCCAGCTCGCCGGGGTTTCCCTTGAGGCGGGTGACACGCTGCTGGTCATCACCGCGCGCAACAATCTGGATGCCCTGGAGGCCACCCGCGATTTCGTCCTCACGGACTCGCCCGATGAGAAAGGGCAGGACGAGCAGGAGGAGGCACCGCCGAAACAGGCCAAGCATATCTGGATTTCATGGGCGACCCTGATCGGGGTGGTCGCCACGGCGACTCTGACGGATTTCCTCAACCCTTATGTCTCATGGATTCCGGAGATCCCCATCCATTACGCCGCCTTGGTGGGCGCGTTGTGCTTGTTGTGGATGAGGATCCTCACCCCGCGGGAGGCTTATACGAGCATTGACTGGCAGGTGCTGCTGATGCTGTACGGCCTGCTGGGCCTCGGGCTGGCGATGCAGAACACGGGGACCGCGAAGTTCCTGTCCGGGGAGATCGTGGAACTCACGGCGCGTTTCGTTTCACCGGATTACCTACCCATTGTCCTGTTGTGGACGGTTTTCCTGCTGACGCTGCTGCTGACGGAAGTGCTGTCCAACAACGCGACGGCGGTGATGATGGTCCCCATCGTCGTGACGCTGGCCCATGAGCTGAACGTGGATTCGCGTCCGTTCGTCATGGGCGTCACCGTGGCAGCCTCCACGGCATTCGCGCTGCCGATGGGCTACCAGACCCACATGATGGTCTTCGGGCCGGGCGGCTACAAGTTCGTGGACTTCCTCAGGGTGGGTATCCCCCTCAACATCATCTGCTGGGTCATCGCCTGCACCCTGATCCCGTTCATCTGGCCGTTCTGA
- the lpxB gene encoding lipid-A-disaccharide synthase, translated as MRAMSGRVYVVAGELSGDAHGAGLLRSLLERKPGTVVAGVGGPQMAEVAGTKDWVEDAAVMGVWEVLKRYGWFKERFGEMLEEVRRFRPDVLLLIDYPGFNLRFAKAVKREFPAVKQVYYISPQVWAWNKKRIPKMVALLDQMMCLFPFEEPIFANAGLKTKFVGHPLVDELEERRMEVVRDESLVGLFPGSREREVASLFPMMVESAKQLHGWRNGLRFEAPAASAKLAEIMRGMVREAGAEAFITVTDGGAHALMQQAGCGVIASGTATLEAAYYGLPYCLVYKVAGLTYVMAKLLVKIKFIGIVNILAEEEVVEEFIQGAAEPERVVPALKRFIEDPACREALQARLAETSAKLGGLGAHSRAAEVVAGWLP; from the coding sequence ATGCGCGCGATGTCCGGACGCGTATATGTGGTGGCGGGGGAGCTGAGCGGTGACGCTCATGGCGCGGGTTTGTTGCGTTCCCTGCTGGAGCGGAAACCGGGAACCGTGGTGGCCGGAGTGGGTGGACCGCAGATGGCGGAGGTCGCGGGAACGAAGGACTGGGTGGAAGACGCCGCCGTGATGGGGGTGTGGGAGGTGCTCAAGCGCTATGGATGGTTCAAGGAACGCTTCGGGGAAATGCTGGAGGAGGTGAGACGCTTCCGGCCGGATGTGCTGCTGCTGATCGACTACCCCGGGTTCAACCTGCGCTTCGCGAAGGCGGTGAAGCGGGAGTTTCCGGCGGTGAAGCAGGTCTATTACATCAGCCCGCAGGTATGGGCGTGGAACAAGAAGCGGATCCCGAAAATGGTCGCGCTGCTGGACCAGATGATGTGCCTGTTCCCGTTCGAGGAGCCGATTTTTGCCAACGCCGGACTGAAGACGAAGTTCGTCGGGCACCCACTGGTGGATGAACTGGAGGAGCGGCGGATGGAGGTGGTCCGGGATGAATCCCTGGTGGGGCTGTTCCCTGGCAGCCGGGAGAGGGAGGTGGCCTCCCTCTTTCCGATGATGGTGGAGTCCGCGAAGCAGCTCCATGGATGGCGGAATGGACTCAGGTTCGAGGCCCCGGCCGCATCCGCGAAGCTCGCGGAAATCATGCGTGGCATGGTGCGGGAAGCAGGGGCGGAAGCATTCATCACCGTAACCGATGGCGGTGCCCATGCGTTGATGCAGCAGGCGGGGTGCGGGGTGATCGCGAGCGGCACGGCGACCCTGGAGGCGGCCTACTACGGCCTGCCCTACTGTCTGGTCTATAAGGTGGCGGGGCTGACCTACGTGATGGCGAAGCTGCTGGTGAAGATCAAATTCATCGGCATCGTGAACATTCTGGCGGAGGAAGAGGTGGTGGAGGAATTCATCCAAGGGGCGGCGGAGCCGGAGAGGGTGGTGCCCGCCTTGAAACGGTTCATCGAAGATCCCGCGTGCCGTGAGGCATTGCAGGCCCGCCTGGCGGAAACTTCCGCGAAGCTGGGGGGCTTGGGAGCGCATTCGCGGGCAGCGGAGGTGGTGGCGGGGTGGCTGCCGTAG
- a CDS encoding glucosamine-6-phosphate isomerase, translating into MPRKTSALAPGWWDYTTLDLSIIEEAAALTPDALLKLSRPGFTVTFHDTLEDFYCAQALEYIEAWRQATPDNPTGICGPIGPTEQLPLVARMVNALDLKLHDAHFWGMDEWIIDGKVPSVDHPLSFERCDRELCFNRIRPELVMPDANLHFPTENHEVFEKTWDAGIRCVVMQGGQGDVKHWAFNDPLPRAGAYADAPPTPEEYRKLKTRIVDLHPVTIAQNARTSGGGNVSLVPTRAVTVGPRETWLADRVSIWQAGVHDNPFGQRLTALMISKRYIDTAVPMSLLADHPDVQFHYYRGGLGTCAVEMH; encoded by the coding sequence ATGCCACGCAAAACCAGCGCCCTCGCCCCCGGATGGTGGGACTACACCACCCTCGACCTCTCCATCATCGAGGAAGCCGCCGCCCTCACTCCGGACGCCCTGCTCAAGCTGTCCCGCCCCGGTTTCACCGTGACATTCCATGACACGCTGGAGGATTTCTACTGCGCGCAGGCGCTCGAATACATCGAGGCATGGCGGCAGGCCACGCCTGACAACCCCACCGGCATCTGCGGCCCCATCGGCCCGACAGAGCAACTGCCACTGGTGGCCCGCATGGTGAACGCCCTGGACCTGAAACTCCACGACGCCCACTTCTGGGGCATGGATGAATGGATCATCGATGGCAAGGTCCCGTCGGTGGACCACCCGTTGTCCTTCGAGCGGTGCGACCGTGAGCTGTGCTTCAACCGCATCCGCCCGGAGCTGGTGATGCCGGATGCCAACCTACACTTCCCCACGGAGAACCATGAGGTGTTCGAGAAGACCTGGGATGCGGGGATCCGCTGCGTGGTCATGCAGGGCGGCCAGGGGGATGTGAAACACTGGGCCTTCAACGATCCCCTGCCGCGCGCAGGTGCCTACGCCGACGCACCTCCCACCCCGGAGGAATACCGCAAGCTGAAGACCCGCATCGTGGATCTGCACCCGGTCACCATCGCCCAGAACGCGCGGACCTCCGGCGGAGGAAATGTTTCACTGGTGCCCACCCGTGCCGTGACAGTGGGACCGCGCGAGACCTGGCTGGCGGACCGCGTGTCCATCTGGCAGGCAGGCGTCCATGACAACCCCTTCGGCCAAAGGCTCACCGCGCTGATGATCTCGAAACGCTACATCGACACGGCCGTGCCGATGTCATTGCTGGCGGACCATCCGGACGTGCAGTTCCACTACTACCGCGGCGGCCTCGGCACCTGCGCGGTGGAGATGCATTGA
- a CDS encoding Gfo/Idh/MocA family oxidoreductase, which translates to MKKYNVGIIGYGWVATAHIPAINASRQAQVTAICSSRPQDDAALSAKHGGTIRSYTDLDEMLADPDIHIVSICSYSGLHAEHAIKAAQAGKHLIIEKPIALSWEDCQRVEEAVAAAGVKVCVCFECRFSSQLLATRAVIDQGLLGDLHYGEVDYFHGIGPWYGQFEWNAKRNGGGSALLTAGCHALDALLLCLGGDVQSVSSYSTKSKSPIFGPYEYDTTSVTILRFADGRVGKCSAVVDCLQPYYFHTQLCGSEGSLLDDRFHSMKLKTDKSAWSKLSFKALDSGDVTDHPYQTQFQAFLDTLDEGKDMPLTDLKTALHTHRIIFAADESARTGRPVDL; encoded by the coding sequence ATGAAAAAATACAACGTCGGCATCATCGGATATGGCTGGGTGGCCACCGCCCACATCCCCGCCATCAATGCCTCGCGCCAGGCACAGGTCACCGCCATCTGTTCCTCCCGCCCGCAGGATGACGCCGCGCTTTCCGCGAAGCATGGCGGGACCATCCGTTCCTACACGGATCTCGATGAGATGCTGGCGGACCCCGACATCCACATCGTCTCCATCTGCAGTTACTCCGGCCTGCACGCGGAACACGCCATCAAGGCGGCCCAGGCGGGCAAGCACCTCATCATCGAGAAGCCCATCGCCCTGTCATGGGAGGACTGCCAGCGGGTGGAGGAAGCCGTGGCCGCCGCCGGGGTGAAAGTCTGCGTTTGTTTCGAGTGCCGCTTCTCCAGCCAGCTCCTCGCCACCCGTGCGGTGATCGACCAAGGACTGCTGGGTGACCTGCACTACGGGGAGGTGGACTATTTCCACGGCATCGGCCCGTGGTACGGACAGTTCGAGTGGAATGCGAAACGGAACGGCGGCGGCAGCGCGCTGCTCACCGCCGGCTGCCATGCCCTGGACGCCCTGCTGCTCTGTCTCGGGGGTGACGTGCAGTCCGTCTCCAGCTACTCCACGAAATCAAAGAGCCCCATCTTCGGGCCTTATGAATACGATACCACCAGCGTGACCATCCTCCGCTTCGCGGATGGCCGGGTGGGCAAATGCTCCGCCGTGGTGGACTGCCTGCAGCCCTACTACTTCCACACCCAGCTCTGCGGCAGCGAGGGCAGCCTGCTTGATGACAGGTTCCACTCGATGAAGCTGAAGACGGACAAGTCCGCGTGGAGCAAGCTTTCCTTCAAGGCGCTCGATTCCGGCGACGTGACGGACCATCCCTACCAGACCCAGTTCCAGGCATTCCTCGACACGCTGGACGAAGGGAAGGACATGCCGCTGACGGACCTGAAAACCGCCCTCCACACCCACCGCATCATCTTCGCCGCGGATGAATCCGCCCGCACCGGCCGTCCGGTCGATCTCTGA
- a CDS encoding PIN domain-containing protein produces MIHLDTNILIDLVTAYPPQVEVVKQWLEEGEVLTASAVAWSEFLNGPHTLSQKDAVRAVLAGGVRPFDEDHAEQASRLFHQTGRRRGSHADCMIAAAALCSREPVATRNISDFERFIPYGLLLERIPTISQTP; encoded by the coding sequence ATGATCCATCTCGACACCAATATCCTGATCGACCTGGTCACCGCCTATCCGCCGCAGGTGGAGGTGGTGAAGCAGTGGCTGGAGGAAGGCGAGGTGCTCACCGCTTCCGCCGTTGCCTGGTCCGAGTTTCTGAACGGTCCGCACACGCTTTCCCAGAAGGACGCGGTACGCGCCGTGCTGGCCGGAGGAGTGCGTCCTTTCGATGAAGACCATGCGGAGCAGGCATCCCGGCTGTTCCACCAGACCGGCCGCCGCCGCGGATCCCACGCCGACTGCATGATCGCCGCCGCCGCACTTTGTTCGCGCGAGCCGGTGGCCACGCGGAATATTTCCGACTTCGAACGCTTCATACCCTACGGACTCCTGTTGGAGAGAATCCCCACCATTTCCCAGACCCCATGA
- a CDS encoding DoxX family protein — translation MHPIPKNNPELAALVLRIALGAWFTYSGGLKIFVTGLDRFTRDVGNYKLVSAPLDAVAAYTVPWVEVIGGLCLMLGVLRKGTLLAMTGLVLTFVTAVGWAWSKNLDISCGCHGGDTRLNYWTKAVELAGYLLAFGYLWWMEKGGAKPAQSR, via the coding sequence GTGCACCCGATCCCGAAGAACAATCCGGAACTGGCCGCGCTGGTGCTGCGGATCGCGCTGGGAGCGTGGTTCACCTACAGCGGCGGTCTGAAGATTTTCGTGACCGGGCTGGACCGCTTCACCCGGGATGTGGGCAACTACAAGCTCGTCTCCGCCCCGCTGGATGCGGTGGCGGCCTACACGGTGCCGTGGGTGGAGGTCATCGGTGGGCTTTGCCTGATGCTGGGCGTGCTGCGGAAGGGAACACTCCTTGCGATGACCGGACTGGTGCTGACCTTCGTCACCGCCGTCGGCTGGGCATGGTCGAAGAACCTCGATATTTCCTGCGGCTGCCACGGTGGTGACACCCGGCTGAACTACTGGACGAAGGCGGTCGAACTCGCGGGTTACCTGCTGGCGTTCGGTTATCTGTGGTGGATGGAGAAAGGCGGGGCGAAGCCAGCGCAGTCCCGATAG
- a CDS encoding redoxin family protein — translation MKTSLLIPVVSGLLSVSAFAGFETWTSKDGKAAELELVSVSESGGEKTGEFKMKNGKTVSIKASALSEADAQRLADWKPAEAPAGEAAAATTTSVFDKAFEGNLVKLDGKSLKRHGDPVRPEKYYLFYYTASWCGPCHKFTPSLVKFYNEYRPKTNDFEVVLITSDSDEGAMEDYAAEFKMQWPQLKLSRADRFKKEFKHPGTGIPNLVLTDTEGKLIKTSYVDGKYMGPASVMNHLESLLK, via the coding sequence ATGAAAACCTCCCTCCTCATTCCCGTCGTCTCCGGCCTGCTTTCGGTTTCCGCCTTCGCGGGCTTCGAAACCTGGACCAGCAAGGATGGAAAGGCCGCCGAACTGGAACTCGTTTCCGTCAGTGAGAGCGGCGGTGAGAAGACCGGCGAGTTCAAGATGAAGAACGGCAAGACCGTCTCCATCAAGGCTTCCGCCCTTTCGGAGGCGGATGCGCAACGGCTGGCGGATTGGAAACCTGCGGAGGCTCCTGCCGGTGAAGCGGCTGCGGCCACCACGACCTCCGTTTTCGACAAAGCCTTTGAAGGCAATCTGGTGAAACTGGATGGAAAATCCCTGAAGCGTCACGGTGATCCGGTCCGCCCGGAGAAGTATTACCTCTTCTACTACACCGCTTCCTGGTGCGGTCCGTGCCACAAGTTCACCCCGTCGCTGGTCAAATTCTACAACGAGTACCGTCCGAAGACCAACGACTTCGAGGTCGTGCTGATCACCAGCGACTCCGACGAAGGTGCGATGGAGGACTACGCCGCGGAATTCAAGATGCAGTGGCCGCAACTGAAGCTCTCCAGGGCGGACAGGTTCAAGAAGGAGTTCAAGCATCCCGGCACCGGCATCCCGAACCTGGTCCTCACCGACACCGAGGGCAAACTCATCAAGACCAGCTACGTCGATGGGAAATACATGGGACCGGCTTCCGTGATGAACCACCTTGAGTCCCTCCTGAAGTAG